The region GCGGGTGAGCGAGCGGCTCGAGGTCGGCATGGTCGGCCTCAACACCGGTCTGGTCTCCAACCCCGCGGCCCCCTTCGGCGGCGTCAAACAGTCCGGGCTCGGACGCGAGGGCGGCCGCGTCGGCATCGACGAGTTCCTGGAGTACAAGTACGTCGCGGTGCCGGTCTGACAACCGGCCCCACCGCCGCAACGGCCGGGAGCACACCGCCGGAACCGCCGGGCGCGCCCGGCCGTTGCCTTCATGACGCGTTGCCTCCATGAACGCGGCGGTGAGGAGCGGACATGGGCGAGTTGGTGCCCGGCGGGAACCAGGCGCTGCCCGACGGTGCCCTGACCATCCGGGTGCCGGGCCCGTTCGACCTGTCCGCGCTGATCACCGGCGAGGACGGCAAGGTCGCGGGTGACGGCGACTTCGTCTTCTTCAACCAGCCCACCGCGCCCGGCGCCCGGCTGGACGGCGACACCCTCACCCTGCGGCCCCGGGGGCTACGGCCCGGCGCCGCCCGGGTCACCCTCGTCATCAGCCCCGCCGACCCGGGCACCCCGCTCGGGCGGCTGCCGGCGCCCGTGCTGAGCGTCCTGGACGAACGGGGAGCGCCGCTGGCCCGGTTCGCCCCGCCGCGCCCCTCGGCGGAGACGGTGCTGCTGCTCGCCGAGATCTACCGTCGCGGCGGCGGATGGAAGGTGCGGGCGATCGGCCAGGGCTACGCCGACGGACTGGCCGGTGTGGCGCGGGACTTCGGCGTCGACGTCGCCGACGACGGGGCCCCGCCCCCGCCCGCGCCGACCACCCGGCCCATGCCCGCGCCGACCACCCGGCCCATGCCTCCGCCGACCACTCGGGCCGGGACCGCGCCTTCCGCCCGCGTCGCGCCTCCCGTGCCTCCCGCTGCGCCGCCCGCCGACGGGGCCTCATGGCATGCCCTGGAGGTGGTGAACGCGGCGCGGGCACGGGCCGGAGCCGCCCCCGTCTCCCTCGACGGAGGGCTGACCGCTGCCGCCGAGGCGCACGCCCGGGCCATGGCCGCCCACGGCGCGCTGCGGCTGGAGACCCCGGACGGCATATCGCTCTTCCGCCGGATCGCCGCGCACGGATACACCCCGCTGACCATCGCCGAGCACATCGTCTCCGGGCCGCGCACCCCGTGGGAGTTCGTGGACTACTGCCTCGAAGGCGATGAGCGCCGGGGCCCGTTCCAGGACCCGGCCCTCGTCCACCTGGGGATCGGCCGGGCCGACGGCCCCACCACCGGGGACGTCTACTGGACGGCGGTATGGGCCCGGCCGTTCACCCCGGACGGACTGCTGCGCCTGGCCTCCGAGGTCATCGCCCTCACCAACGCGGAGCGCGCCGCCGCCCGGCTGGCACCGCTCGCCCCGGACCGGCGGCTGACGGCGGCCGCGCAGGCGCACAGCGACGACATGGTGGCCCGCGACTTCTACTCCCACACCGGCCCCGAAGGACATCAGCCGTGGGACCGGGCGCGGACCGCCGGGGCCACACATCGCGGCATCGGCGAGAACATCGCATGCGGCCAGCGCTCCCCGGCGGAGGTGGTGCGCGGCTGGATGAACAGCCCGGGCCATCGCGCCAACATCCTGAAGCCCGACTTCACCCATATCGGCGTCGGCCACGCCGCCGGCAGCCGTGCGGGCACGTACTGGACCCAGGTCTACGGCGCCGTCTGACGACCCCGGTCGACGGCGGAACGGTCAGGTGCGGGACTCCAACTGCTGCCGCGTGGCGGACCCGTACACCCCGTTCGCGTCGCCCCGGATCCCGTACCACACCTGGAACCGGGAGACCGCCTGGGCGAGGCTCTGGTCGTACTGCCCGTTGACCGGACCGTCCTGATACACGTTCGGAATCCGCAGCAGACGCTTCTGGAGCTCGGTCACCTCCGGCCCGGTGTCCCCGAGGGTCAGCACATCGCCCGGATCGCCCGGCGGCGGTAACTGGTCGTCCGGCGGCTGCGAGGCGGGCGCGCTCGGCGTCCCCGGTGCGGCGGAGGTCGCGGGCGCCGTCGGCGTGGCCGACGCGCCGCCCTCGGCCGCACCGGACGCCGAGTCCCGGTCCACCATCACCACCAGCGAGAGGGCGACCCCCGCGCCGAGTCCGGCCAGCACCAGCAGGGCGGCCCTGGGGTAGCGCCGCCCGGCCGGGGCGGGCGGCTCGGCCGGACGGCGCGGCTCGGCCGGTGCGTCCTGAACCGGCCAGGCGTCGGCCGCGGTCGGACCGCCGGTCATCTCCTGGGTGTCCGCATCCGCCATGGGCGGTGCCTCGGGCGGGAGTTCGGTGCCCGGCGGCCGGAAGAGGTCGAGCTCCTCCATCCACCCCTCGACGGGCCGCTCCGAGTCGTCGTCGTACTCCGGCGTCGCACGGAAG is a window of Streptomyces violaceusniger Tu 4113 DNA encoding:
- a CDS encoding CAP domain-containing protein is translated as MGELVPGGNQALPDGALTIRVPGPFDLSALITGEDGKVAGDGDFVFFNQPTAPGARLDGDTLTLRPRGLRPGAARVTLVISPADPGTPLGRLPAPVLSVLDERGAPLARFAPPRPSAETVLLLAEIYRRGGGWKVRAIGQGYADGLAGVARDFGVDVADDGAPPPPAPTTRPMPAPTTRPMPPPTTRAGTAPSARVAPPVPPAAPPADGASWHALEVVNAARARAGAAPVSLDGGLTAAAEAHARAMAAHGALRLETPDGISLFRRIAAHGYTPLTIAEHIVSGPRTPWEFVDYCLEGDERRGPFQDPALVHLGIGRADGPTTGDVYWTAVWARPFTPDGLLRLASEVIALTNAERAAARLAPLAPDRRLTAAAQAHSDDMVARDFYSHTGPEGHQPWDRARTAGATHRGIGENIACGQRSPAEVVRGWMNSPGHRANILKPDFTHIGVGHAAGSRAGTYWTQVYGAV
- a CDS encoding peptidoglycan-binding domain-containing protein, yielding MAAEPDPDRPAGREVLEPTAIFRATPEYDDDSERPVEGWMEELDLFRPPGTELPPEAPPMADADTQEMTGGPTAADAWPVQDAPAEPRRPAEPPAPAGRRYPRAALLVLAGLGAGVALSLVVMVDRDSASGAAEGGASATPTAPATSAAPGTPSAPASQPPDDQLPPPGDPGDVLTLGDTGPEVTELQKRLLRIPNVYQDGPVNGQYDQSLAQAVSRFQVWYGIRGDANGVYGSATRQQLESRT